One region of Peribacillus simplex genomic DNA includes:
- a CDS encoding MurR/RpiR family transcriptional regulator has product MSSTLLQKIKEKADSLSRAERQVAKYILDHADLVQTYTIQEISINANVSQASVVRFCKRMGIESFKTFQHTLVKEMSSNNANINDLSLLRENDTPYQLFQKVTMSNKFALDSLGQTLNKKEFEKAVECLSQAKKIAFFGVGGSSTAALDASNKFAKLGVTTGMNTDFHTVISYVSNFTSEDALVLFSTSGKTKDVLEMASYAKKINVPVLAITAYTKSPLLKIASIQLCFPDIEHDHRIGSIASRILQLNMVDALFLSVFHRIDKQTIDNYQKAREEILRLRR; this is encoded by the coding sequence ATGAGCTCAACTTTATTACAAAAAATCAAAGAAAAAGCCGATTCCTTATCACGTGCTGAACGGCAAGTAGCCAAATATATATTAGACCATGCAGATTTGGTGCAAACTTACACGATTCAAGAAATATCAATCAACGCTAATGTTTCCCAAGCTAGTGTTGTCCGTTTTTGTAAAAGAATGGGTATAGAAAGCTTTAAAACCTTTCAACATACATTGGTGAAAGAAATGAGTTCAAATAATGCCAACATTAATGATCTTTCTTTATTACGGGAAAATGATACTCCCTATCAACTTTTCCAAAAAGTGACAATGAGCAATAAATTTGCTTTAGACTCTTTAGGACAAACTCTGAACAAAAAAGAGTTTGAAAAAGCAGTAGAATGCTTAAGCCAGGCAAAGAAAATTGCTTTTTTTGGTGTCGGGGGCTCCTCTACAGCTGCATTAGATGCCAGTAATAAATTTGCTAAACTTGGCGTTACTACAGGAATGAACACTGACTTTCATACAGTGATTTCCTATGTTTCCAATTTCACATCAGAAGATGCATTAGTCCTTTTTTCCACATCCGGAAAAACTAAAGATGTATTGGAGATGGCTTCATATGCAAAAAAGATAAACGTACCAGTATTGGCAATAACCGCTTATACAAAGTCTCCTTTATTGAAAATAGCTAGTATACAACTTTGTTTTCCTGACATCGAACATGATCACCGAATCGGCAGTATAGCATCTAGAATCTTGCAACTTAACATGGTTGATGCTCTTTTCTTAAGTGTTTTTCATCGAATCGATAAACAAACCATAGATAATTATCAAAAAGCACGTGAAGAGATTCTTCGTCTTAGAAGATAG